The Flavobacteriales bacterium region ATAGATATAAATAGTGCAGGAAATGCTTATATAAATTGTACAACTCTTGATGATGATATATTTATTCATAGAAAATATATTCCAAATGTTGTAAGTGGTGATAAAGTAAAGGTTTCTGTTTTTCCTTCTTTTAAAAAGAGTAAAAAAGAAGGTGAAATTATTGAAGTCATTGAACATAATACCGAACAATTTGTTGGTGTTGTTGAACTCGCTACAAATCATGCTTTTGTACTTCTTTCAAACCCAAAAATACATTTCGATATTTTTCTACCTGCCAAAGAAATTAAAACTATTAAAAATGGACAATTAGTTGTAGTAAATGTTGTTGACTGGGGTGATAAAAAAACTAATCCAACGGCTGAATTAAAAGAAATATTAGGTTATCCAGGAGAACATCAAGCAGAAATTCATTCAATTTTAGCTGAATATAATTTCAATAATAAATTCGATAAGCATATAGAAAATGCTGCAAAAAATATTCCTTCAAAAATTACATCTGATGAAATTAAAAAAAGACGTGATTTTAGAAATATTACAACTTTTACTATTGATCCTTATGATGCTAAAGACTTTGATGATGCTCTATCAATTCAACAGCTAGAAAATGGAAATTGGGAGGTTGGAATTCATATAGCAGATGTTTCTCATTACATCCATGAAAATGATAGTATAGATAAAGAAGCACAAGAAAGAGCAACCTCTGTTTATTTAGTTGATAGAGTAATTCCTATGTTACCAGAGATATTATCAAACAATTTATGTTCGTTAAGACCTCATGAAGAAAAATTATGTTTTTCGGCTGTTTTTGAACTTGATGAAAGGGCTAAAGTATATAATGAATGGTTTGGAAGAACAGTCATTTTATCTAATCACCGTTTTACCTATGAAGATGCTCAAGATATTATAATTAACAAAAAAGGTAAATATGTTGAAGAACTTTTAAAACTGGATTCACTAGCTAAAATATTAAGAAATAAAAGAATAAAAAATGGTGCTATTTCATTTGAAAGATTAGAAACAAAATTCAAAATTGATGAAGAGGGTAATCCTATTTCTATTTATTTTAAAGAAAGTAAAGATGCTCATAAATTAATAGAAGAATTTATGCTTTTAGCTAATAGAAAAGTAGCTGAATTTATTGGAAAACAATCTTTAACTTTTGTTTATAGAATTCATGATAGTCCAGATCCTGATAAATTAGATGTATTAAGTGTATTCTTAAAAAAGTTTGGTTATAATTTACAAACAGAAAATAAAAAGACAATTGCTCAATCCATGAATAAAGTACTAAAAGATATTCAAGGAAGTCAAGAAGCAAATATGATAGAAACTTTGTCAATAAGAACTATGGCAAAAGCAGTATATACAACAGAAAATATAGGACACTATGGATTAGGATTTAATCATTACACCCATTTTACCTCACCTATAAGACGTTATCCTGATGTTATGGTACATCGACTTCTACAACATTATTTAAGTGGTGGAAAAAGCTATAATAGAACTAAAATAGAACAACTATGTAAACATTCTTCTGAAATGGAGATTATAGCTTCTAAAGCTGAAAGAGATTCTATAAAATATATGCAAACCAAATACATATCTCAATTTGTAGGTCATACGTTTGATGGAATAATATCAGGAGTTACTGATTTTGGAATTTTTGTGGAAGTTAAAAATACAGCTTGCGAAGGATTAATAAGACTAAAAAACATACCAGGAGATTTTTATATATACGACGAAAAAAATTATTGTGTTTACGGAAGTCAAACCAAAAGAACACTTACTTTAGGTGATTCATTAAAAGTAAAAATTAGAAAAGTAGATATTGAAAAAAGAGAAATTGATATGGTTATAATAAATATATAATATTTTTAATTTTAATAATAATATGTATTTATATATAGGCTGTTAATTAAGTTGATAATTATTTTTAATAAAACTATTTAATGTTAGTTATTAATGGATATTAACAATTAATTAACTTCTTATTTTATTATAAACACCACAAAATAAAGAACTTATATATTTATTAATATTATTTATTAAGAATATTAAAGTTTAACTAACAATTTAATTTTGAAAAAAAAGAGCTTTAAAAATTATATTTTATGTTAATAGTATCTTAACATTTTGTCTATTAAAATTTAGGTAAAAATTAGTAGAAATGCTAAAAAAAATGAAAGCAAAACAGATATTAAAAAGTCAACTAAAATTTATTAAAATTTTTAACTGTAATTAACAAAAAATGAGTTTTGTTTGTTAATAATCTTTATGATATACTAATATAATTATTAACCCTTATAAACATTACCATCAAATGAGTAAAAATATAGGCATAGCATGTGATCATGCAGGTTTTGACTACAAAGAGAGCGTAATATCACATTTAAAAAACAAAGGTTATACTGTAACAGATTACGGTTGTTTTAGTACAGATAGTGTAGACTATCCTGATTTTGCTCATCAATT contains the following coding sequences:
- the rnr gene encoding ribonuclease R, which codes for MGRKKKKRNIEKSTLKSLITSILRQNPRKAFNYKQLSKQIGVGDENTKRLIQIVLEDMEQHDLIVSVSRGKYKLKSKSTIVDGIIDINSAGNAYINCTTLDDDIFIHRKYIPNVVSGDKVKVSVFPSFKKSKKEGEIIEVIEHNTEQFVGVVELATNHAFVLLSNPKIHFDIFLPAKEIKTIKNGQLVVVNVVDWGDKKTNPTAELKEILGYPGEHQAEIHSILAEYNFNNKFDKHIENAAKNIPSKITSDEIKKRRDFRNITTFTIDPYDAKDFDDALSIQQLENGNWEVGIHIADVSHYIHENDSIDKEAQERATSVYLVDRVIPMLPEILSNNLCSLRPHEEKLCFSAVFELDERAKVYNEWFGRTVILSNHRFTYEDAQDIIINKKGKYVEELLKLDSLAKILRNKRIKNGAISFERLETKFKIDEEGNPISIYFKESKDAHKLIEEFMLLANRKVAEFIGKQSLTFVYRIHDSPDPDKLDVLSVFLKKFGYNLQTENKKTIAQSMNKVLKDIQGSQEANMIETLSIRTMAKAVYTTENIGHYGLGFNHYTHFTSPIRRYPDVMVHRLLQHYLSGGKSYNRTKIEQLCKHSSEMEIIASKAERDSIKYMQTKYISQFVGHTFDGIISGVTDFGIFVEVKNTACEGLIRLKNIPGDFYIYDEKNYCVYGSQTKRTLTLGDSLKVKIRKVDIEKREIDMVIINI